Genomic DNA from Rhodothermales bacterium:
GAATCCCTGTCCGCTGGCCTTTCCATACACGCCGATCCCCGCGTCGGATTTGGTCTCGCCGAACACGCCGAAATTCCGGCCACTGGTCGTGTCGGCAACGCCATACACACCCGTTCCCTCGGGAGATTTCGAACTCCCATAGACACCGAAGTTTGCGCCTTCGGTGGTGTCGGCTTCTCCATAGACGCCGATCCCGATCGGTGTCGAGGCGCGTCCCCAGACTCCGTACGCATCACCGTCGGTGGTGTCGGCCACGCCAAACACCCCAATTCTCGGCGCTACGCCATGCACACCGAAGCCATCTGGCGACAGCGCTTTTCCATAGACTCCGGCAACGTCCGGCCGCTCCAGGTCGCGGCTGGACCCGTATACCCCGTACACGTCCGCCTGCCCATAGACCCCATAGGTCGGGGCGAGGCCGTGCACGCCTCGACCGTCCAGGGAAATGGCGGATCCGTAAACGCCGTGACTCCGACCGGAAGGCGCCAGAGCGATGCCCCGAACCCCGAAAGTCGGTGCCCGTCCCTGCACACCGAACCCGGCGTATGACGCGGCCTCACCGAATACACCACTCGCTTGCCCTGCGGATGACAGTGCCGTCCCGTGAACACCGGCGCCGTCCACGGAAGGCGTGCGGCCCTCGACACCCTTGCTGACATCGGTGGTGGAAGACGCGATTCCCAGCAGACCGAGTCGTGGGCCAAGGCCTTCCACGCCGGCACCATCCTCCGACATCGATCTCCCGCGCACGCCCACTCCGAAGCCGGCGCGCAGGGTGGAGAGTCCCAGCAATCCGAGCGAGGGCGACTGCCCATAGGCACCAATGCCCTCCAGAGACGCCGCCTCGGCAAGCAGGCCATAGGTAAGCCCGGTCTTCGCGTTTGCGTATGCCTGCAGACCACGACCCTCGGTACTGCGTGAGAGACCATACACCCCCACGGCCGGGCCGGCGGCTGCCTCAGCAAGGCCGTACACACCTCGCCCGTCCTGCGCGGAGGCCTGTCCCAGCACACCCACCTCGGAAGAAACACCGCCGCAATCGTCGCCAGAGCAGCCGGGGTCCTGAGTCAGGCCTGCCCCTGAAATAACGATCTGATTCTGGTCGGTGGTAACGCGGATGCCCTCGGCACCTACGAGTTCGACCTCATCCTGCAGACCATTCAGTGTGGTAACCGCGACGCCCTGTGTGATTGCGCCGGCCGTCAAGCTGTACGGCGTTGCAGCGAGCGGCAGGCGTTCGGATTCCGGTTCCTCACCGGGCTCGATGGTCAGATAGTACTGCCGGTCGAAAAGCAGATCGAGCTCCTCGACCGTTCCAAGCAGCGCAGAAAACAAACCGGTCGACACGACGACTGTCTGGGTCTCCGTCCACCTGGACTCGCCCTCGCTGGGGTGGTCATACAGCCGGAATGTGACGTCGTAGCGGCCGTCCGGCACGGGCTGCCCGAGTTGATCGGTCAGGTAGCCCTGGTATCCGACGGTGCGGGGCACCTGCGCAAGCGCGCTTGAGGCAATCAGCCCCGCGGCGAGGAAAAGACCGAGTCGAGCCATCTTATCTCACAATCGTCATCGTGCCGGAGGCAGCCTGAAGCGTGCTTCCCCGCTGGACCTGCACGCGGTACATGTAGGTCCCCGATGCCAAAGCTGAACCGTCCAGGCCAATTGCACGGGCGTAACCGGCCTCGACCATGGCTTCGCGATGGGTCAGGACCACCCTGCCCAGAACATCAACGACAGTCACCACCACGGAGCCGGCCTCCGGCATGTCGACGCTGATCCGGGTCGCTGGATTGAAGGGGTTCGGGTAGTTGCCGTGCAGCGCAAAGGCCGCGGGCAAGTCCGTCGCCTCGGCCGAGGTACTCACCGATCCGAGCTCGGTGGCAATCTGCTCGTTGATAAACCCTTCCCCGCGGAACACGGCGGTGCCCGAGGTGCCGGTCAACTGGAATTTCAGCGTCACGTAGGCACCCGGATCCGAGATCGCTGTGGGACCGGCGATGGCCATCGAAAACACGCCCGAGGGAGTAAGGCTCTGTTCGGAGACCCATCCAAACGGCAAGTCCGTATTGGCCGACAGAAAGGTCACCTGGGCAGGGTCCAGCTCTGCCACGAACTGGAATGCAAAGACATCCCGGACATCACCGCTCAGCGTGACGGGGACAGAGATCTGATCACCACCCTCAGCCACGGCCTCCGCGAAGCTGAGCACACCGCTCCCGGTCGCTTCGAGCTCCGCCGTGCAGCCCGGCTCCACGTTGAAGCAGCTGATAAAGCCCGTGTGATGCTGAAGGATGCGAGCAGCATCGAATGCCGTGAGCGACGCGCCCGTGACGTTGAGCGTCTCGAGCTGCACCGAGGTCAACGGATCGGGCTGCTGCCGGATCTGCCCGACGTTGTGCTGCAGTGCCAACCGCGCGTCGAGCGCGGAGACCGCATCGTCCACGTTGCCGTCACCCCAGCGCGGAAGCGGCACGACCTCGAATTCGTCGATAGCCTCATTGCCAAGACCGTCTCTTGCCGTGACCCGCACCAGGACCGGAACGCCTTCCCGGCTTCCCTGAAGGGTCAGAATCGAGAGCTCCTGCTGGTCCACAGCTGCGAGCACCATGGCGTCATCCGAGGACGAAACCGAGAATGTGAGAGCGGATGTGGAACCCGAAAACACCGAGGTCAGGTCTGTCGTGATGGCGGGCTGGCCGACCCTCAGGTTGACATCGGCAAGCGCATCCGAGACAAACACCGCGGCTGTCACGATGACGGGAATCTCTACCCGTGCCACCGCACCGTCTGCGTCCGTGACATCCACGGTGACTGTTGTCGTTCCCTCGCCGACTGCCGTCACGGTCAGCACGTCACCGTTCATCTCCGCAGTAGCCACGGCCACGTTGCCCACGGTAACCACGTAGGTGTACGGCGTTGCTCCGCCCTGCACGACGGTCGAGAGATCAAGCTGCGCGGAGCCACCGATATGCTGTACGACGGGCTGCACGGCAGAGACCACAAAGCCCACATTGACTCGAACCACGATGGTGCGCGTATTCCCCAGGGCGTCGGTTGCGGTGACGTTGACGTCCGCAAATCCCTTCGAAACCCCTGAAATCGTAAGCTCACCGCCCGACTCACTCGCGGTTGCGATCGCGGCATTGGAAACGCCGACGGTATAGGTGAACACATCACCGGGGTTGCCGCCACTGAATACGCCACCGTCCAGCGTGAACCGGGCCGATTCCCCAACCTGCATGTTGACGGCGCCCGGATGCGTCACGGTAATGGTGGACTCCAATCCGAGCGTGAACAGCGCGCCGGGACTCATGTCGAAGTCGCCGATACTGGAACGGGCGACGACGACAGGGTCGGTCGGCGAAAGCTGATAATTCCCGTAGGTATCCGGTGCGCCCAGCAATTCCCACGCAGAGGTCGCGGGCGCCTCGCGTCGGATCCCGACCACACGATCAATCTGTTCGGCCGCGAAGTCGGCGTATCCCCCGGCCCGCATCTCCACATCGTAGTCGATCAACGGAAGCAGCACGTTGGCGGCCACCGTCCAGTGGAAGTCGGGGTACCGGGTCACCGTCAGCGCATTGCCGGCCGGATCCGTCGTCGCGATCGGCAGCCCGGACTCTCCACCCGGGCTGGACTCTACGTGCGTCGCTGTCAGCAGAATACCCGTGCGTCCCGTACCACCAACCTGGGAAGGATCATTCAGGGTGAGCGCCAGAGACCGGGGCGCATCGCACCCGAGACCGCAGAAGGGGTACTCCATCCGGCTGCTTACCGGCGGGAATCCCGGAATGTTGGCATTGACCACCTCCTTCGAAATCGGACCGATCGCTCCGCCCCGGACCATGACAAAGCCCTGATTGTCGGAGTCGGTATGAAAGAGGGTCAGTCCGGCATCGGTGACGTCGAGGGCACCCTGCACAAAGCGTACGCGCTCAGTGGGGGCATCCATTTCCAGGTGACCGCCAGTCACCGTTACACCCGCCGTGTTGTCAACGGACAGCAGGAAGCCGGTGGGCGATGCCGTCGTGCCCGGTGAAAACGCTCCGGCAAGCGTGACCAGCTGCGGCTTGTCGCCCGCAAATTCCAGCACGCCGGTTGATCCGGGCGCACCCTGGGTGTTGGAGAGACTCGCCGCACCCGAGAGCGTGAGATCACCGGTCACCCTGAGGGCGTGATCGCCAGCCAGGTCCAGGTCCACCCCTTCCACGGTGACGTGCTGCGCGGTGTGGTCGCCGCCCAGGTCGACGGAGCTCCTCAGAATCAGGCGCGCCACCTCTACGGAAGCCGGCCACTCGCGAAGCGTGGTGCCCGGACTGGCGACGGGTCCATCGTACACGAGGGTAATCGGACCGTCGGACGAGTAGGCCTCGGTCAGCGGATCCTGGATACCGACGAGCACGGAGCCGCCCGACGCTACGTTCAAGGAAGCCACAGACGTGGCATCCTGCACGCTGGCATCGAGGCGTGCATTCAGGTCTACGGTTTGAAACGTCGGGCGCGCGCCGGCTGCCAGCACCAGATTTGCGTTTACGTCCAGCAAGCCGCCACTCAGCGCCAACTCCGTCCCGGTAAGGACGGCGCGGTCATACACGTTGTTGACGAGCGCACCGAAAGTCGGCGTGTCGAGAAGGGCGCCGAGGATGCGATGAATCGTGGCACCATCCCCAAGCGTCAGGGCGGGAGACAGCGTGTCGTCAAATTCAATCGCACCACCCTGCAGGGTCAGCGTGCCTGTGACGGTAATGCCGTCTCCTGCAGCGATGGAGATGCCGTCGTTCAGGTCAGCGGCCTCGCCGCCTGCCACGCGCAACGTCACGTTCGGTATGGTCAGGTCACCGCCGCCTGTGGCCACCGGAATGAACGACCCGTCTGTATTGTCGTCAAAGATCACGCGGCCGGACCCGGTCACAGCGCCGTCATGGTAGGTTAACGCCGGAGCGGCACCGGGCAGATTGGCGTTCAGATTGAGGTCATGCACGCCCAGATTCAGCGTTCCGCGGCGCAGGACGAAGTCTCGCGCCACAAACAGCGTGCGCCGGTCGCCGTTGTCAGAAGCCAGGAGCGTGGTGGTCGCCGAGTTGATCTCAAGGCTTGTCACCTGCATGTCTCCTTCGAGCGTCAGTGTCGTTCCAACGGTCTCGAGGATGCCCGCCATGGTCAGGCTGCTCGCGAACCAGGCGTCTCCGGCGATCACGGTCCTGAACGGCCCGGCAATATTGGCGTCGGCGTCCAGCCAACGCTCAATCCGCCAATCCGAAGCAAGCGTTATGGGAGCTCGGACGCGAACCCTGGGAATCGAGCGTCCGGACACATCCAGCAGGACGGCACCCGACAGATCCAGATGCCCTCCGGCCGCCTGGTAGGCAATGCCGGTCACTCCCGGCACCGCGGTGAAGGAAGAGCCGTCGGTCTCCATGACAAGCCTGGAGTCGGCCATGTTGACCAGCCCCGCAGTGTGGAGCACCGATCCCTGGACGGTTAGATCCGTGGTGAGGGTGAGCGTCTGTCCCCCCATCACCAGATTGCCCGTGACCACCCCGTTGTTCGTGTCGCTCCCCTCAACCGCGGCGAGGCCGAGGGCAAGCTCGGAACCGGCATCCAGGGTCAAGTCGCCCCGAATGGCATGCACCTGAACCAGGTTGACACCGGTGGCCCGGACCGTCAATCCGGGCAATTCGCCGACGCCCAGCCCCGCAACCGTGCCGTCACTCGCCGGTCCTTCGATGCGGGCGTTGGTACCGGAGACAATCACAGGAGAAGTCAACTGCACCGCGCCGTGCAGCAGGTGCACCGAGTCGCTTCCGGCGAGATTGAGGACGTCCGAGCCCGTGAGCGTTCCCCCGTCTGAAATCGCGACGGCGCCCCCAATCAGGAACCCCAGACCGGCCGACAGATCCAGCGTTGCATCCGGTAGCACCTCGATGTTCTCCGCGATAGATATGAGGGTGGCCGCTCCCCAGGAGCCGGGGTCTACCACGCGGACCACGCCGCCCGAGGTGGCGACCGTGAGGCTATTTATGCCGGAAGCCGAGAATTCCCGTGCCACATCAACCGGCCCGGAGATGTCGCCCGAATAGAGGAGGTCGTAGGTGCCTGCCAGCGAGCCTCCGCCTACGGAATCGACGATTTCCGTGGCGGTGCCCGCCATGTTTCGTTCGATGCGCGCAGGAGGCGCGCCCAGGGTGAGCACGTTGCCAGCGAGATCGAGTCCGCCGTCGAACAACTGCAGCTTGTTCGTCACGGTCATGTCGCTGGCCAGCGCAAGCGGCGACGGAGTGTCGTCTCCGTTGTTGACGGTCAGGTTGGTGACC
This window encodes:
- a CDS encoding T9SS type A sorting domain-containing protein translates to MHSCFRFLVLSISFAIAVVLPAAAADIYVSSTNGDDAFDGSRFEVLGGGVGPKQTLEGALDAATTGDVIFVEAGTYGPSGGLLTVDKAVTFRIEALGSEVIATISGDLVVMQDITVSGGANALAVGAGGNLILRGGDLTVISPGDLVLPDGVTITREHGAIRGNAPSFGANTFVVYNDDDPGQSTTAGLELPADLGSGTITIDQASGSLDFPNPISLSGLTVAPGTSVDVTLFSTVSSRGDARRSDGATGDLTFTDLELFDNHLVNAESGGTLSVLGTLSFTANTNDEVAKPAIDNAAGGTMALGNVVFSGVAGPNPGLDQMRLLVNGVGGSVTVREEIRSVAVPTTNEATTQVNDVDVAIFQNRGEVIVRGSAQVEHVYNTHADARVEFHAAAVIHAAVAPGLSPNSINNVLGRVEFYDDATIEGALINASGQRIVFNGNAGIDGDVNNAGTIEVGPSLTVELTSNGDFTEIGLVSGADGSVVVSGDGAVGMANVEGNLTISGNGNLAASLTVGGNLVVSGSGAITSALAVAGNLELTGSNSFGPGAAGTDVGGNLVVDGLTEISLGASPDPGVAAGGVQIRSGGDLRVAESNTLVVRGSFDDSQGGAFSAAGPGATLSFELTDDATWTPGTNRQVDRLMVAGPTHTLTMLQSVDVLSVLMVSADATVDVTDKLIRLSSVDGRAQVDGTVLASRVTGALTFKANDQELSGMGQVTNLTVNNGDDTPSPLALASDMTVTNKLQLFDGGLDLAGNVLTLGAPPARIERNMAGTATEIVDSVGGGSLAGTYDLLYSGDISGPVDVAREFSASGINSLTVATSGGVVRVVDPGSWGAATLISIAENIEVLPDATLDLSAGLGFLIGGAVAISDGGTLTGSDVLNLAGSDSVHLLHGAVQLTSPVIVSGTNARIEGPASDGTVAGLGVGELPGLTVRATGVNLVQVHAIRGDLTLDAGSELALGLAAVEGSDTNNGVVTGNLVMGGQTLTLTTDLTVQGSVLHTAGLVNMADSRLVMETDGSSFTAVPGVTGIAYQAAGGHLDLSGAVLLDVSGRSIPRVRVRAPITLASDWRIERWLDADANIAGPFRTVIAGDAWFASSLTMAGILETVGTTLTLEGDMQVTSLEINSATTTLLASDNGDRRTLFVARDFVLRRGTLNLGVHDLNLNANLPGAAPALTYHDGAVTGSGRVIFDDNTDGSFIPVATGGGDLTIPNVTLRVAGGEAADLNDGISIAAGDGITVTGTLTLQGGAIEFDDTLSPALTLGDGATIHRILGALLDTPTFGALVNNVYDRAVLTGTELALSGGLLDVNANLVLAAGARPTFQTVDLNARLDASVQDATSVASLNVASGGSVLVGIQDPLTEAYSSDGPITLVYDGPVASPGTTLREWPASVEVARLILRSSVDLGGDHTAQHVTVEGVDLDLAGDHALRVTGDLTLSGAASLSNTQGAPGSTGVLEFAGDKPQLVTLAGAFSPGTTASPTGFLLSVDNTAGVTVTGGHLEMDAPTERVRFVQGALDVTDAGLTLFHTDSDNQGFVMVRGGAIGPISKEVVNANIPGFPPVSSRMEYPFCGLGCDAPRSLALTLNDPSQVGGTGRTGILLTATHVESSPGGESGLPIATTDPAGNALTVTRYPDFHWTVAANVLLPLIDYDVEMRAGGYADFAAEQIDRVVGIRREAPATSAWELLGAPDTYGNYQLSPTDPVVVARSSIGDFDMSPGALFTLGLESTITVTHPGAVNMQVGESARFTLDGGVFSGGNPGDVFTYTVGVSNAAIATASESGGELTISGVSKGFADVNVTATDALGNTRTIVVRVNVGFVVSAVQPVVQHIGGSAQLDLSTVVQGGATPYTYVVTVGNVAVATAEMNGDVLTVTAVGEGTTTVTVDVTDADGAVARVEIPVIVTAAVFVSDALADVNLRVGQPAITTDLTSVFSGSTSALTFSVSSSDDAMVLAAVDQQELSILTLQGSREGVPVLVRVTARDGLGNEAIDEFEVVPLPRWGDGNVDDAVSALDARLALQHNVGQIRQQPDPLTSVQLETLNVTGASLTAFDAARILQHHTGFISCFNVEPGCTAELEATGSGVLSFAEAVAEGGDQISVPVTLSGDVRDVFAFQFVAELDPAQVTFLSANTDLPFGWVSEQSLTPSGVFSMAIAGPTAISDPGAYVTLKFQLTGTSGTAVFRGEGFINEQIATELGSVSTSAEATDLPAAFALHGNYPNPFNPATRISVDMPEAGSVVVTVVDVLGRVVLTHREAMVEAGYARAIGLDGSALASGTYMYRVQVQRGSTLQAASGTMTIVR